The genomic window ATGTAGCTGGAAATTGGTGCAAGGGTACGGTCGTCTACGGAACCGGCGACCTGGGCACGCCGGGACAAGCCAATCCACCTTGTGCGGCGGCGTCCAGCAGCACCTGTCTGGAGAACGGGAGCATGCGAGAAATCCTTTTTCCGAAAACCGGTGATCTGGTCATCACGGAATTCATGGCCGACCCGAACGCGGTGGCCGACTCGAACGGAGAGTGGTTCGAGGTCTACGCCGCCCGCGCGGTGCACCTGAATGGATTGGAACTTGGCACCGAACCGGGGACGCCGAAAACCACCCTGGCCGGAACGGATTGCCTGTCGATCGCGGCCGGAAGCTATCTCGTAATCGCCCGTTCCAGCGATCCGGCCGTGAACGGCGGCCTCCCGGTGGTTCACCACCTTTTCGGATTCTCCATCGTCAACTCCAACGGTCGCCTCGTACTCGGTTGGGCGGGCGCGGTCATCGATCAAGTCTCATACGTCTCTTCGAGCACCGGGAAAGCCTCCAGTCTGAAACCGACCATGCTCGATGCCGTGAGCAACGACACCGCCGCCAACTGGTGCTCGGCCTCGGCTTCATTCGGAAAGGGCGACCTCGGTACGCCGGGGTCCCCCAATGGAGCGTGCCCGTGATGGACCGAACGGTTGGGAGCCTTGGTTTCGCCGTGCTTGCGGGATTTTTCATCCCGGCTTGTGGAGGAGCAAAACTCGATGCCTCGTGCGGCCCGCCGCAGGGTATCGTCCAATCGGTGATCGATGGCGACACGATTCGGCTCGAATCCGGAGAGACGGTTCGATACCTCCTGGTCGACGCACCGGAGATCGGAGCAAAATCCCAAGCCTGCTTCGGCCCCGAGGCCCGCGAACTTAACGTCCAGCTCGTCGAAAACCGGACCGTGGATCTTTCCTACGACAAAGAATGCCGCGACAAATACGGCCGCCTCCTGGCCTACGTCACTCTCAAGCGTCGCAGCATCAACGCACTCCTCATCAAGCGCGGCTTCGGTTGCGTCATGCAGATTCCTCCGAACGGAGAGTCCCGCAAAGTGGAATTTCTTACGCTCCAGGAAAAAGCCCGCGCCTCCAAACGCGGCCTCTGGGGGGGGTGCCCGCGTACCCTCTGCCCGGATTCCTGAAGAGTGAGCGTCTGTTTTATATGTGTCATTGGACATGGTCCGTTGACATATATGGTTAAGACACAAGTCTACATGCCGGAGGGAGAGCTTCGGGAGCTGAACCGTCTGGCGCGGCAGAAAGGGCGTCGGATGGCCGACTTGGTTCGCGAGGCCGTGCGCCGAGTGTGGTTGGAGAAACCCCTCAACGGCCCGGTTGCCCTCTCAAACGGGCAGCTTCGCGGGACATCGGCCGAACACGATGCCGCTTTCGACGACCGGGGAGGCGGCCAAGCGAGTTTCCTTCGACTCACATTTCGCCCTCGCGGGCTTCCGGTGTATGGGGTGAGGTTCAGGCCGGGGACCAGGCGCCGTCTGGATCGCTTGTGCAGGCGGTCTGGGCGCTCTGAGCGGTGAACGCTCTCCTCCCGCTCCCGTAGTAATAGACCGTGATGTTCTTCTTTGCGTTCTTACACGTGCCGACCAAGCCTTCGGCCGGGCATGAAGTCACAACGGTTCCGCTGAGATTGGTGGTGCACTGGGTGTTCACGGAGTCGAGCTTGCTCTGGCTCAGCTTCTCGTAAAACTGACAATTGCTCGCGGTGGAGCTGTGGCATCCGGTGCTCAGGGATGCCGTCTCGGTCGCCGTCGTTGGAGTGGTTGCGGTCTGCCCCCCGGTTGACGATTGTCCGGTGCTGCTCGATTCGCCTGCCTGTTGAGAAGCCTCCGCGGGATTCGAAGCGGCGGGCTCCTCATCCTCCTTTCCACACGCGAGGAAGAAGGCGAGCACGGTCGGGATCGTCGCTTTGAGGAATCCGGGCCGCGCTAAACCTGCCAACACACTCACCCCACCCCTCGTCTCCGTGGCAGAACCCCGACATCTCCTATAGAGGTTCGGCCTCTATAGGAGCGGCTAGAGTGCGGTAAACGTGCCTTGGTTGGATGACATCTGCCCGCAGAAGGTTTGCGCCTGGGTCTTGTCGGCAGGTGAATAGATATAGGTCGTATTGGTGCCGCCCGCGTTGCCGAAGGTGCATTTCCCGACGGCGCCGCTCGTGGAACATGTCGAGTCGGACGCCGTGCCGCCACCTTGGGTGCACTGCGCCATGACTTGGTCCACCACGCTCTTGTCCGCCGTGGATTCCGCGCAATATTTGTACGAATTTTGAACCGTCATGGTACAGCTCTTGGTTACCAGCGATTCGCTCTTGGAGTCGCTTCCGCAGGCAACCGGCAATAGCGCGAGCGCCATGGCCGCCGCGATTCCAAACCCTTTCATCGTTTCCTCCTCCCGTCATGGCCTAATGGATCCCGGCCTGTTCGCAGGCAGCAGCACACTCGTTTCCCTGAGACTTCGTGGCACGAGCCAAGAACGCCAATTTCTTCTGCGAATCCTGGACCCTTGGTCGCCATGACAGCTTGTCCTATGTGAATCATCCGTGGCGCGAAGTCAAGCGGAAAATCCGGCCTTCGGGCCGCCGGCCGGGCGGGGGCCGCTCCTTTATCAGAAAGGACGCGGCAGTGGGAGGGGGCTTGAACCCTGCTTCGACTGCTGAGCCAGGACCATCATGGAGTGGGGCCAGGGGAGCGGCTTTCCAGATCCCTTGGACCTACCTCGCTAGGCTTTCAAGTGAGTCGCCGGCCGTGTCAGGGGGTGGCAGGATGACACCGTCACAGCCGATGCCGCCGGAGTCAAAGAGTCGCCAGATCTCATCGTCGTCTGTTGAACGCATGTCCGGTCCGAACCGGAGAAAGGAAATACCCGGGCATGGCAGGGGGGAATTGAACGACATGCCTGCCTTGGAATTGTCCGGGGTAGCGGGGTGCGGTGCGACCGGAATGGATCGGATGAGCGCGTAGCACTCGATCTTCCTATGCGAACAGGACGTCATTGCGAGAATCCCGCCTGGGCTGCTGTCAAACGATGCCACGCGGCGGCTGAGCTGCGGGTAGGACACCATCGTTTCGTCATAGGGGTTCCCCGGGTCCAAGGCAGTCCGACCGAAATCGAGGTAGGTGAACCCGTCATGGGCAATGAGTGCCTCGTGGTCTGAGATGAACTCAATCTGGTACCCGGGCCGAAATCGCTCGTCCAAGTAGAGCCTGTCGTCACTGGTATCGACGGGGTCCGAGCCATAGTCGAAGAGGTAAATCCCCATCCAACTGGGAAGCCACAGGATATTCTTGCTGTCGGCCAAAATATCAAGGAGGTGATCGTCAAGGATCCCTTGTCCCTCCGCGAAGGTCGCAAGCCAAGTGAGCGTGTGGCCTGAAAAGTCAGGTCGGAAAACGCTGACACCGTCGACGCCCGTTCCCTCGGTGGCAGTGACATCGAAAGTGGACGCCCACAGATAGCCTTTCGTATCGAGCGCAATCCCGGACACATCTTTGTCCGGTAATTTGCCTTCACCCAGTTCTTGGAAGGGCACACTCACACCGGCGGAATCTGAGAAGCGAATGCCGGTGCCGAGCCCACCACTTGCAGTCAGACTTGGGCCAACCTCCGTCAGGTCTAGAAGGCCACTGTACTCATAGGAAAATGGGAACAAATCTCTCATCTCCGGCGAAATCCGATCGAATGGGACGAGAAAGGAGAGAGTTCTAGGAGCAGCGGTCGGCCCCAACTTGGCAACTTCCGAGAGCCATGTATCGAAGGGGACAGGGGTCAGAACGTCGTCCGAGGGGGAGACGATATCTTTCCCCAAATCCAGCTCGAGAATACCTTGGCGCGCCGTCCCGACCCACAGCACTGTATCGGATTTCCAAAGGACACCGGCTGCATCGAGGATACGTGCAAAGTAGAGCCGCCGTGCGTGAATCCTGTTCTCCCGATCTGCCCACGCGAGATCCAAGTAGTGTAGACCGTAGGACGCGAGGTCCAGGTTGACAGAAAGGTATATGGAGAGGGAGGAAACGGCACCCATGGTGCAGATGGGATTTCCGAATGGGTCCAGGATTTCCGACTTGGGGAAGATTGTCGCAGGACCGGACTGGAGCGAGACGAACCCGCGGTCTCCTTTCACCTCGAAGCTCTCTGTCATGAATGTCTTCTTGTCAACCTGGAAAATCGGGTCATCGTCCACGCTCAGAGATATCCGCTTGAACGAATCCAAGTAGAGCAGAAGCGGCAATTCCAATCGGACGGTTCCAGAGATTGTAAGGGGGAGGAAACCAGTGCCGCACCCGGCAGGCCTTTCCCCCTCTTGGGCCGGGTTGGCCGCCACGCAGTACCTGAAGAACTGGCTGCGAATCCATTCGCCCGGGCTATCCTGGCAATCGGACTCGGCGGGTGGGCAAAGTGACTTTGAGAACGAAAAAGAGACGGGGAGTTCATTGTCGTCCAGCAACACTGCTGAAGAAGGACTGACGCTCACCGCTGCACCGGGATCTGGTTTTGGGCAGGAGTTATGGGAGCCGATCGGGCTATCCCCTGATCTGGAGCGGTTAGCGCAACTCGCACCAACGACGACTACCCCGAGGAGGCACGCAAGAACAATCCCCCGTGTCACCATTGCCAGTCATTCTATCACACAGGCAGATGGATTTACGCACACTTCGGGTGAGAAGAATAG from Nitrospirota bacterium includes these protein-coding regions:
- a CDS encoding thermonuclease family protein, with the protein product MDRTVGSLGFAVLAGFFIPACGGAKLDASCGPPQGIVQSVIDGDTIRLESGETVRYLLVDAPEIGAKSQACFGPEARELNVQLVENRTVDLSYDKECRDKYGRLLAYVTLKRRSINALLIKRGFGCVMQIPPNGESRKVEFLTLQEKARASKRGLWGGCPRTLCPDS